A section of the Rummeliibacillus pycnus genome encodes:
- a CDS encoding DoxX family protein, which produces METVAYVFQAMLILIFAMAGIGKVGCSKMHVESFEKWRLPQWFRVFTGIVEIVGAALLLIGYWAPNYAMIGAFVLGITAIGGMITHWRVKDSIRESSMILIMGILACIVFFIYF; this is translated from the coding sequence ATGGAAACCGTAGCATATGTTTTTCAAGCAATGCTCATACTCATCTTTGCAATGGCGGGAATTGGTAAGGTAGGTTGTTCTAAAATGCATGTTGAAAGTTTTGAAAAATGGCGATTACCTCAATGGTTTAGAGTGTTTACAGGAATTGTGGAAATAGTTGGTGCAGCATTATTACTCATTGGTTATTGGGCCCCTAATTACGCAATGATCGGAGCATTTGTGCTTGGGATTACGGCTATAGGTGGAATGATTACGCATTGGCGAGTAAAGGACTCTATTAGAGAATCATCCATGATTTTAATAATGGGTATTTTAGCATGTATTGTATTTTTCATCTATTTTTAA
- a CDS encoding putative bifunctional diguanylate cyclase/phosphodiesterase, with the protein MYSLRTKRFAYSFIVIFILTNILWNIIFRHNQNFLDWGAVTFQIITCCASIGWLISTFLKHKGAAKSFWLFLGLGVLSYLIGIVIWSYNEFILNRSGEFDNIAEKFFIVQNGLYFLALLVVINELKSNLFTVKFILDMLIAMSAAITLSWIFIIEPLLRQHLYIKFNMIELLYPILDLGVLVGILILSYASNTIFSKKTTFLLISGLSSQIIADSIFNYLKVMNSYTVGSINEPFWILSIFLIGLSGIYHVQISAKAPRVKHGKNSENLFAKYFTPYMSVLLLSLYFIITMYKINTVIIGLVICILLVILRQIFTLLENDQLVKDLNNLNEGLELKVKERTDKLVETVNSMEYLAYHDVVTGLPNRRYIQKRLSQAIDANDEDQKRIAFILLDLDRFKQINDSLGHTYGDLLLEQVGKRLVNCVPNEVVSRLGGDEYALLIENTNLQNAEKIADKLLKTLRETFNINGVELHITPSIGISFFPDNGDDWDTLLKKADTAMYEVKENGKNNYRIYSCAMSMEPIMELENAMRKGLERNEYILHYQPQISLTNNEIIGAEALVRWERAGGELIPPSKFIPLAEENGLIWEIGERVLREACKQSVYWRERGFTKLRIAVNISCLQFKHNDFIQMVSKIIEETKANPNDIELEITESIAMGPIDKNLAQLSTLKKMGFQIAIDDFGTGYSSLQYLSEFQIDHLKIDRSFINALEKSEKDAAIVKLIVMMAKGLNFKVIAEGVETEAQKLFLQEIECDELQGYLMSRPLSVEDFEKLMASQNRRKII; encoded by the coding sequence ATGTATAGTCTTAGAACTAAAAGGTTTGCATATTCTTTTATAGTAATTTTTATTTTAACGAACATCCTATGGAATATTATTTTCCGACATAACCAAAATTTTTTAGATTGGGGAGCAGTAACTTTTCAAATTATTACTTGTTGCGCATCGATTGGATGGCTCATTTCTACGTTTTTAAAACATAAAGGCGCTGCTAAAAGTTTTTGGTTATTTCTTGGATTAGGCGTATTAAGCTATCTGATTGGAATTGTAATATGGAGTTATAACGAATTTATACTAAATCGGAGCGGTGAGTTCGATAATATTGCAGAAAAGTTTTTTATTGTGCAGAATGGGTTATATTTTTTAGCACTTCTTGTGGTAATAAATGAATTAAAAAGTAATTTATTTACAGTTAAATTCATCCTGGATATGTTAATTGCCATGTCTGCTGCTATAACACTTAGCTGGATTTTCATCATCGAACCATTGCTAAGGCAACATTTGTACATCAAGTTTAATATGATTGAATTACTTTATCCAATATTGGATTTGGGTGTTTTAGTCGGTATTTTAATTCTTTCTTATGCATCAAATACCATCTTTTCGAAAAAGACTACTTTTCTTCTTATTTCAGGACTTTCCAGTCAAATTATCGCTGATAGTATTTTTAATTATCTTAAAGTGATGAATTCATACACGGTAGGGAGTATTAATGAGCCTTTCTGGATTTTATCCATTTTTTTAATTGGATTATCAGGGATTTATCATGTTCAAATTTCAGCAAAAGCACCAAGAGTAAAACATGGTAAAAATAGTGAAAACTTATTTGCAAAATATTTTACACCTTATATGAGTGTTTTATTACTTTCATTGTATTTTATTATCACTATGTACAAAATCAATACAGTTATTATTGGATTAGTAATTTGTATATTGTTGGTGATTTTAAGACAAATATTTACGCTACTAGAGAATGATCAGTTAGTAAAAGATTTGAATAATTTAAATGAAGGACTTGAACTAAAAGTAAAAGAAAGAACGGATAAATTAGTAGAAACAGTGAATTCAATGGAGTATTTAGCGTATCATGACGTGGTAACAGGTTTGCCAAATCGTAGATATATTCAGAAAAGACTTTCACAGGCAATTGATGCGAATGATGAAGATCAGAAACGAATAGCTTTTATTTTACTCGACTTAGATCGATTTAAGCAAATTAATGATAGTCTTGGTCATACTTATGGAGATTTACTTTTAGAACAAGTAGGGAAAAGATTGGTTAATTGTGTGCCAAATGAGGTTGTGAGTCGTCTCGGTGGAGACGAATATGCACTATTAATTGAAAATACGAACTTACAGAATGCGGAAAAAATTGCAGACAAATTATTAAAAACGCTAAGAGAAACTTTTAACATTAACGGAGTTGAACTGCACATCACACCTAGTATTGGTATTTCCTTTTTCCCTGATAATGGCGACGATTGGGATACACTTTTAAAAAAAGCAGATACAGCAATGTACGAGGTAAAGGAAAACGGAAAAAATAATTATAGGATTTATTCTTGTGCAATGAGTATGGAACCTATTATGGAACTAGAAAATGCTATGAGAAAAGGACTCGAACGGAATGAGTATATTTTGCATTACCAACCCCAAATTTCACTCACCAATAATGAGATTATTGGTGCAGAAGCTTTAGTGCGTTGGGAAAGAGCAGGAGGTGAGTTAATACCCCCTTCCAAGTTTATCCCTTTGGCTGAAGAGAATGGATTGATTTGGGAAATTGGAGAACGGGTTTTACGCGAAGCATGTAAACAATCTGTATATTGGAGGGAAAGAGGATTTACTAAGCTTAGAATTGCTGTGAATATTTCTTGCTTACAATTTAAACATAATGACTTTATACAGATGGTTTCGAAAATTATCGAAGAAACGAAAGCCAATCCAAATGATATTGAATTAGAAATTACTGAAAGCATCGCTATGGGGCCAATAGATAAGAATCTTGCACAACTTTCAACATTAAAAAAAATGGGCTTCCAAATAGCCATTGATGACTTTGGAACGGGTTATTCATCCTTACAATACTTAAGTGAATTTCAAATTGATCATCTAAAAATTGACCGTTCATTTATCAATGCATTGGAAAAAAGTGAGAAAGATGCAGCAATCGTTAAATTGATAGTTATGATGGCAAAAGGCTTAAATTTCAAAGTAATCGCAGAAGGTGTGGAGACCGAAGCACAAAAATTATTCCTCCAAGAAATTGAATGTGATGAACTACAAGGCTATTTGATGAGCCGCCCATTAAGTGTAGAGGATTTTGAAAAGTTAATGGCATCTCAAAATAGAAGGAAAATTATATAA
- a CDS encoding aminoimidazole riboside kinase: MNGVLCLGEALIDFIPLDTENMTYQKSPGGAPANVAVGVAKLGGKSMFLGKVGDDVLGHFLKQTLEGYGVKTDSMIFTEEARTGLTFVSLEASGERHFSFYINPSADQFLRTEEIDESLFKQYKIFHFGSISQIYEPSKSATLEAMKKARKSGMLLSYDPNFRPSLWDSEEQAKETILATIPFIDVLKVSDEELFFLTDSNNIEEGISKLSNISLILVTLGSEGCMYQFNGQIRTIPALRCQPVDTTGAGDAFMSGILYLLNQSAKTLTDLSESEITKMIRFASISGGLSTTRKGAMQGLPTIEEIQEFL, translated from the coding sequence ATGAATGGTGTTTTATGTTTGGGAGAGGCTCTCATTGATTTTATACCTCTTGACACAGAGAATATGACGTATCAGAAGTCTCCAGGTGGTGCACCTGCAAATGTTGCTGTTGGTGTTGCCAAGCTTGGAGGAAAATCAATGTTTCTTGGGAAAGTTGGGGACGATGTACTTGGACATTTTTTGAAGCAAACTCTTGAAGGGTACGGTGTAAAAACAGATTCAATGATCTTTACAGAAGAAGCACGAACGGGCCTAACGTTTGTTTCACTGGAGGCTTCAGGAGAACGTCATTTTAGTTTTTACATAAACCCAAGTGCTGATCAATTTTTGCGTACGGAAGAAATAGATGAATCATTGTTTAAACAATATAAGATTTTTCACTTTGGATCAATTTCACAAATCTATGAGCCTTCCAAATCCGCTACCTTGGAAGCAATGAAGAAGGCAAGAAAATCAGGGATGTTACTATCTTATGATCCAAATTTTCGACCAAGTCTTTGGGATTCGGAAGAACAGGCTAAAGAAACGATACTTGCAACAATTCCATTCATCGATGTCTTAAAGGTTTCAGATGAAGAGCTTTTCTTTTTAACAGATAGTAACAATATTGAAGAAGGTATCAGCAAGCTGTCCAATATATCGCTCATATTGGTTACATTAGGTTCAGAAGGATGTATGTATCAATTTAATGGCCAAATCAGGACAATTCCAGCTTTACGATGTCAGCCGGTTGATACGACTGGGGCAGGAGATGCCTTTATGTCTGGAATTCTTTATTTATTAAATCAATCAGCGAAAACATTAACAGACCTCTCAGAATCTGAAATTACTAAGATGATTCGCTTTGCAAGTATCTCTGGGGGACTATCAACAACCAGAAAAGGCGCCATGCAAGGATTGCCGACTATAGAAGAAATTCAAGAATTCTTATAA
- the phaQ gene encoding poly-beta-hydroxybutyrate-responsive repressor, which produces MELGKGPNKKGSSNLGAPQNFLIPLMLLHLRNWNSHGYELIEKITQFGVDSIDQGNFYRLLRKLEKDSLVSSVWDTTTKGPAKRIYSITEEGERYLDMWAGSLSQYQTLLNNFFQVYNPFFPLNQASTEKGEKEA; this is translated from the coding sequence ATGGAATTAGGGAAAGGACCGAATAAAAAAGGTAGTTCAAATCTGGGTGCACCTCAAAATTTCTTAATCCCGCTTATGTTGTTACACTTACGCAATTGGAATTCGCATGGTTATGAATTGATCGAGAAGATTACGCAATTTGGTGTAGATTCTATTGATCAGGGGAATTTTTACCGTCTTCTTCGAAAACTTGAAAAAGACTCATTAGTGTCATCGGTTTGGGATACAACGACCAAAGGACCTGCTAAAAGGATTTATTCAATAACTGAGGAGGGAGAACGATATTTGGATATGTGGGCAGGGTCATTAAGCCAGTATCAAACTTTGTTGAATAACTTCTTTCAAGTATATAATCCTTTCTTTCCCCTTAATCAGGCTTCAACAGAAAAAGGGGAAAAGGAAGCATAA
- a CDS encoding polyhydroxyalkanoate biosynthesis repressor PhaR: MTATLDPFKFWKEMYEKTESTWRSSIQNTLGTEQFAQSLGQIQNQYVQYQELIKTLTESYLKEANIPSREEVAKVASLIINVDTKVDDLEDLIYEQKETTSNEIDQLKKDVSNLEQKLDQVLELLKK; encoded by the coding sequence TTGACTGCAACACTTGATCCTTTTAAATTTTGGAAGGAAATGTATGAAAAAACAGAAAGTACATGGAGAAGTTCCATCCAAAATACACTTGGAACAGAACAATTTGCTCAAAGTTTAGGGCAAATTCAAAATCAATATGTACAATATCAAGAATTGATCAAAACATTGACTGAATCTTATTTGAAAGAAGCAAATATTCCTAGTCGTGAAGAAGTAGCAAAAGTAGCATCCCTAATCATTAACGTTGATACAAAAGTTGATGACTTAGAAGACCTAATCTATGAGCAAAAAGAAACAACATCCAATGAAATTGATCAACTAAAAAAAGATGTCAGCAATCTAGAACAAAAATTAGATCAAGTTCTCGAATTACTAAAAAAATGA
- the fabG gene encoding 3-oxoacyl-[acyl-carrier-protein] reductase: protein MSATELKEVRQTTLFKPLANQVAIVTGASRGIGAEIAKVLADKGATVVATYSSSEEKMQKVIHEITEKGGHAIALRANVSEAEDSKHLIEEVLKQFSKVDILINNAGITKDRSFRKMSKDEWDQVINVNLNGIFHTTSAIINHMIERKYGRIINISSIIGQAGGFGQTNYAASKAGILGFTKSLALETAKNGITVNAVCPGFIETEMVAAMPENVKENIVSKVPMQRLGTTSEIAEAVLYLIQASFVTGQEINVNGGLYM from the coding sequence ATGTCAGCAACAGAACTAAAAGAAGTAAGACAAACTACCCTTTTTAAACCACTAGCAAATCAAGTAGCAATCGTTACAGGTGCGTCACGTGGAATTGGTGCAGAAATAGCAAAAGTATTAGCAGATAAAGGTGCAACAGTTGTTGCCACTTATAGCTCATCTGAAGAAAAAATGCAAAAAGTGATCCATGAAATTACAGAAAAAGGCGGTCATGCAATTGCATTAAGAGCGAATGTTAGTGAAGCAGAAGATTCAAAACACCTAATAGAAGAAGTATTAAAACAGTTTTCTAAAGTAGATATTCTTATTAATAATGCTGGCATTACAAAAGATCGCTCATTCCGTAAAATGTCAAAAGACGAATGGGATCAAGTGATTAATGTCAATTTAAACGGGATTTTCCATACAACATCTGCAATTATTAATCACATGATTGAAAGAAAGTATGGAAGAATCATTAATATTAGTTCTATTATCGGCCAAGCTGGTGGCTTTGGTCAGACAAATTATGCGGCATCTAAAGCTGGCATACTAGGGTTTACGAAATCTCTTGCTTTAGAGACAGCTAAAAATGGGATTACCGTAAATGCCGTTTGCCCTGGGTTTATTGAAACAGAGATGGTTGCAGCCATGCCTGAAAATGTCAAAGAAAACATTGTTTCCAAAGTACCTATGCAACGATTAGGTACAACAAGTGAAATAGCGGAAGCTGTTCTTTATCTCATTCAAGCGAGCTTCGTGACTGGACAGGAGATCAATGTAAATGGTGGATTATACATGTAA
- the phaC gene encoding class III poly(R)-hydroxyalkanoic acid synthase subunit PhaC: MLASDLKSPADESLKKVKRLTEVFVMEPEPQVGQTPKEVIWTKNKAKLYRYQPAVKKTNKVPILMIYALINKPYILDLYPGNSLIEHLSNKGHDVYLLDWGVPGYEDRHMKLDDYIVDYIPHAIKKVLRKSKAKEITLLGYCIGGTMSTIFTALNPHLPIRNLVLLTSPIDFTDAGLFTKWLDKRYFQLDKLVDTLGNIPFEMIDFGNKLLSPISTTYGPYVSIVDRVEDDNFVLNWKLMQKWLNDGVPFPGEAYRQWIREFYQENKLINDELEIRGERVRLANIKANLLNISATRDNIALPNQVAPLNDKVSSQNKTLHSVETGHISVVTGRKAIKEIHPYIENWINENSK; encoded by the coding sequence ATGCTTGCTTCAGATTTAAAGTCTCCAGCTGATGAAAGCTTGAAAAAGGTAAAAAGACTAACAGAAGTTTTCGTTATGGAGCCGGAGCCCCAAGTTGGTCAAACGCCAAAAGAAGTAATTTGGACAAAAAACAAAGCAAAATTATACCGCTATCAACCCGCAGTAAAAAAGACGAATAAAGTACCCATTTTGATGATTTATGCACTTATTAATAAGCCCTATATATTAGATCTGTATCCTGGCAATAGCTTAATCGAGCATTTATCAAATAAGGGTCATGATGTCTATCTTTTGGACTGGGGGGTACCAGGCTATGAAGATCGCCATATGAAATTAGACGATTATATCGTTGACTATATTCCGCATGCGATCAAAAAAGTGTTAAGAAAGTCAAAAGCAAAAGAAATAACCTTACTTGGGTACTGCATTGGTGGAACCATGTCAACAATTTTTACTGCACTGAATCCTCATCTTCCTATACGTAATCTTGTTTTATTGACGAGTCCAATTGATTTTACGGATGCCGGGCTCTTTACAAAATGGTTGGATAAACGATACTTCCAACTCGACAAGTTGGTAGATACATTAGGCAATATTCCATTTGAAATGATTGATTTTGGAAATAAATTGCTAAGTCCTATTTCAACTACGTATGGTCCTTATGTTTCGATAGTGGATCGTGTAGAAGATGATAACTTTGTTTTAAACTGGAAACTGATGCAAAAATGGCTCAACGATGGTGTTCCATTCCCTGGTGAAGCTTATAGACAGTGGATTCGAGAATTCTACCAAGAAAATAAGCTCATTAATGATGAATTAGAAATTCGTGGAGAAAGAGTGAGATTAGCCAATATTAAGGCAAATCTTCTGAACATTTCTGCTACGCGCGATAACATTGCTCTACCAAATCAAGTTGCGCCGTTAAATGATAAAGTGTCCAGTCAAAATAAAACACTTCATAGCGTCGAAACGGGTCATATATCAGTTGTCACCGGACGCAAAGCCATCAAAGAAATTCATCCTTATATTGAAAATTGGATCAATGAAAATTCAAAATAA
- a CDS encoding NUDIX hydrolase, with product MFLDKLKQQLKQNQPLFIGEETAFRSAVLIPLVKVHGEWHILFEVRSYTMRKQPGDISFPGGRIDPTDPSPFSAALRETNEELGIDPNTVNSLGSLSPYIASPSFVVYPFVATIDYDQIIHSYNKEEVEEVFTVPIKWLLNYKPYMHLVSVQPVPSPDFPFEKIMKGTQYQWRARSMEEWFYDYEKYTIWGLTARILKHFIDSIK from the coding sequence ATGTTCCTAGACAAACTGAAGCAACAATTAAAACAAAATCAACCGCTATTCATAGGAGAAGAGACCGCTTTTCGTTCAGCTGTTTTGATTCCATTAGTGAAAGTACATGGAGAATGGCATATCCTTTTCGAGGTACGATCATACACAATGAGAAAACAGCCAGGGGATATTAGTTTTCCTGGTGGTCGAATCGATCCAACAGATCCGTCGCCATTTTCTGCAGCTTTGCGAGAAACAAATGAGGAATTAGGAATTGACCCAAACACTGTTAATAGTTTAGGATCATTAAGTCCTTATATTGCTTCTCCTTCATTTGTCGTCTATCCATTTGTTGCAACCATTGATTATGATCAAATTATTCATTCCTACAACAAAGAAGAGGTTGAAGAGGTATTTACGGTACCTATTAAATGGTTATTAAATTATAAACCATATATGCATTTAGTATCGGTTCAACCAGTACCTTCGCCCGATTTTCCTTTTGAAAAAATTATGAAGGGTACTCAGTATCAATGGAGAGCTCGTTCAATGGAAGAATGGTTTTATGATTATGAGAAGTATACAATTTGGGGATTAACAGCTAGAATATTAAAACACTTTATAGACTCTATAAAATAA
- a CDS encoding S8 family peptidase: MKKKLAMFSICSALSLSLLAGVPTMKTKAAQEQEHYVIAYKGKLPDKLSESISKAGGSVERVIPEIGIVEATSSDTTFLSTIKQNTNVQSAGKELQAYLETDPDDTINFTPGTPNGQKVTLDPNAENYWDKQWDMQRLTHDGDSYKLNKGNHDTVVAVIDTGIDFSHPDLKNNADLAGSKTFVPGTKDAWDQNGHGTHVAGSIAANGKVKGVGPDLTVRAYRVFGATGGAQQSWITDAIVAAANDGVAVINMSIGGWRWMAHNLDEKGDSASMVAYHRAVQYAIQKGVTVVVSAGNDSKNLNDLHDMQAYWKDNYGLDIKGPSRVAPAQIPGVITVSSSNEWSNNNIAFYSNYGSTIDVAGPGGDNGPLYDSLYRQNPAGNYLDRRDFTYRTLSTYPTYPVGENATTKFSDGKWHGYSYLHGTSMAAPKVAGVAGVIKAAHPEYNPAQVAAAIRKSAIDLGKVGEDPLYGSGEVNIYNFLSNDKSKGK; encoded by the coding sequence ATGAAAAAGAAATTAGCAATGTTTTCAATCTGCTCTGCTCTATCATTGTCACTACTAGCTGGTGTTCCAACGATGAAAACAAAGGCTGCACAGGAGCAGGAACATTATGTAATAGCGTACAAAGGGAAGCTACCTGATAAACTCTCAGAGTCTATATCAAAGGCGGGAGGTTCGGTAGAAAGGGTGATTCCTGAAATTGGTATTGTAGAAGCTACATCCTCTGACACCACTTTTCTTTCAACTATAAAACAAAATACAAATGTTCAATCAGCTGGAAAAGAACTTCAAGCATACTTAGAAACTGATCCGGATGATACTATTAATTTTACTCCTGGAACTCCAAATGGTCAGAAGGTTACATTGGACCCTAATGCAGAAAACTATTGGGACAAACAATGGGACATGCAACGTTTAACTCATGATGGTGATTCATATAAGTTAAATAAAGGTAATCATGATACTGTTGTAGCCGTCATCGATACAGGAATCGATTTTAGCCATCCTGATTTAAAAAATAATGCCGATTTGGCGGGATCAAAAACCTTTGTACCAGGTACAAAAGATGCTTGGGACCAAAATGGTCACGGAACACATGTTGCTGGATCGATTGCAGCAAATGGAAAGGTTAAAGGTGTAGGCCCTGATTTAACGGTCAGAGCATACCGTGTTTTTGGAGCAACTGGAGGAGCACAACAGTCATGGATTACCGATGCTATTGTAGCAGCAGCAAACGATGGAGTAGCAGTCATTAATATGTCCATTGGTGGATGGCGATGGATGGCTCATAACTTAGATGAAAAAGGTGATTCTGCTTCAATGGTAGCCTATCACCGTGCCGTTCAATACGCGATTCAAAAAGGAGTTACTGTTGTAGTGTCTGCTGGCAATGACTCAAAAAACTTGAATGATTTACATGATATGCAGGCGTATTGGAAAGATAACTACGGATTAGATATAAAAGGTCCTTCGCGTGTAGCACCAGCACAAATTCCTGGCGTTATTACAGTATCGTCATCTAATGAATGGTCAAATAATAATATTGCATTTTACTCTAATTACGGCAGTACCATTGATGTAGCAGGTCCTGGAGGAGATAACGGTCCATTATATGATAGTTTATATCGTCAGAACCCAGCTGGAAACTATTTAGATAGACGTGATTTCACTTATCGTACATTGTCAACTTACCCTACTTATCCAGTAGGCGAGAATGCAACTACGAAATTCAGTGACGGGAAATGGCATGGCTACTCTTATTTACATGGAACTTCCATGGCAGCACCGAAAGTCGCTGGAGTTGCTGGAGTCATTAAAGCTGCTCACCCTGAGTATAATCCTGCGCAAGTAGCAGCTGCCATCAGAAAAAGTGCTATTGATTTAGGTAAAGTTGGAGAAGATCCACTTTATGGATCAGGTGAAGTGAATATTTATAATTTCTTATCGAATGATAAATCTAAGGGTAAGTAG
- a CDS encoding malate:quinone oxidoreductase, with translation MSNGQNKTDVILIGAGIMSATLGTLLKELVPEWNIKVFEKLDKPGEESSNEWNNAGTGHSALCELNYTPEKNGVIETTKAVNVNEQFQVSRQFWSYLVNNKKITNPQDFIMPLPHMSLVQGANNVEFLKKRFEALSKNHLFEGMEFSDDPKKLKEWIPLIMDGRTSNEPIAATKIDSGTDVNFGALTRMLFDNLKNQNVEINYKHQVKDMKRNSDGSWGVKVINANGQVERHSAKFVFIGAGGGSLPILQKTGIPESKHVGGFPVSGLFLVCKNPKVVEQHHAKVYGKAAVGAPPMSVPHLDTRYIDNKKSLLFGPFAGFSPKFLKTGSNMDLIGSVKPNNVFTMLAAGAKNMDLTKYLIQQLMLSKEQRIEELREFVPNAKSEDWDIVVAGQRVQVIKDTEAGGKGTLQFGTEVITGADGSVAALLGASPGASTAVPVMLNVIKKCFPQRMKEWEPKIKEMIPSYGLKLIENPELFKELHASTAKALRLSK, from the coding sequence ATGAGTAACGGACAAAATAAAACAGATGTTATCTTAATTGGTGCCGGAATCATGAGTGCTACTTTAGGAACACTCCTGAAAGAATTAGTACCGGAATGGAATATTAAAGTATTTGAGAAACTTGATAAACCAGGTGAAGAAAGCTCTAATGAATGGAACAATGCAGGAACAGGGCACTCTGCATTATGTGAGCTTAACTACACTCCTGAAAAAAATGGTGTAATCGAAACAACTAAAGCAGTAAACGTTAACGAACAATTCCAAGTTTCAAGACAATTTTGGTCATATCTTGTTAACAACAAAAAAATCACCAATCCACAAGACTTTATTATGCCGCTTCCTCATATGAGTTTAGTGCAAGGGGCGAATAATGTAGAATTCTTGAAAAAACGTTTTGAAGCGCTTTCAAAAAATCATCTATTCGAAGGTATGGAATTCTCTGATGATCCAAAAAAACTGAAAGAATGGATTCCGCTTATTATGGATGGACGTACATCTAACGAACCGATTGCAGCAACAAAAATTGATTCTGGTACGGACGTTAACTTCGGTGCTTTAACTCGTATGTTATTTGATAACTTAAAAAATCAAAATGTCGAAATTAACTATAAACATCAAGTTAAAGATATGAAACGTAATAGCGATGGTTCATGGGGAGTAAAAGTAATCAACGCTAACGGTCAAGTTGAACGCCATAGTGCGAAATTTGTCTTTATCGGTGCTGGTGGTGGAAGTCTACCAATCCTTCAAAAAACAGGTATTCCTGAAAGTAAACACGTTGGTGGTTTCCCAGTAAGCGGTTTATTCCTAGTATGTAAAAACCCTAAAGTTGTTGAACAACATCATGCAAAAGTATATGGTAAAGCAGCAGTTGGTGCACCACCAATGTCTGTACCACACCTTGATACACGCTATATTGATAACAAAAAATCATTACTATTTGGCCCATTTGCAGGCTTCTCGCCTAAGTTCTTAAAAACTGGTTCAAATATGGACTTAATTGGTTCTGTAAAACCAAACAATGTCTTCACTATGTTAGCGGCTGGTGCCAAAAACATGGATTTAACGAAGTACTTAATTCAACAACTTATGTTATCGAAAGAACAACGCATTGAAGAGTTACGTGAATTCGTTCCAAACGCTAAAAGCGAAGATTGGGATATTGTCGTAGCTGGTCAACGTGTACAAGTTATTAAAGATACTGAAGCTGGCGGAAAAGGTACACTTCAATTCGGTACAGAAGTGATCACAGGTGCAGATGGTTCAGTAGCTGCATTACTAGGTGCATCTCCTGGTGCTTCTACTGCAGTTCCAGTTATGCTTAATGTCATCAAAAAATGTTTCCCACAACGTATGAAAGAATGGGAACCAAAAATCAAAGAAATGATTCCTTCTTATGGTTTAAAACTAATCGAAAACCCAGAATTATTCAAAGAACTTCATGCTTCAACAGCAAAAGCTCTTCGTCTAAGCAAATAA
- a CDS encoding DUF4017 family protein, with product MKTILAPLLAYLLVCLLAIVAPASDSYDTISWKLLVGQLYAIPVLIVVLFITYFVKKKRLNKVIKG from the coding sequence TTGAAAACAATTTTAGCGCCATTATTAGCCTATTTGCTTGTATGTCTTCTCGCTATCGTAGCACCTGCTTCTGACAGTTATGATACGATAAGCTGGAAATTACTTGTAGGACAGCTATACGCTATTCCAGTTTTAATTGTTGTATTATTCATAACATATTTTGTGAAGAAAAAACGTTTAAACAAAGTAATTAAAGGATAG